From Pelmatolapia mariae isolate MD_Pm_ZW linkage group LG1, Pm_UMD_F_2, whole genome shotgun sequence, one genomic window encodes:
- the irx5a gene encoding Iroquois homeobox protein 5a: MAYPQGYLYQPSASLALYSCPAYSTSVISGPRTEELGRSSSGSAFAPYAGSTAFTSASPGYNSHLPYNADAAAAATFTSYVSSPYDHTTGMAGSIGYHPYAAPLGTYPYGDPAYRKNATRDATATLKAWLNEHRKNPYPTKGEKIMLAIITKMTLTQVSTWFANARRRLKKENKMTWTPRNRSEDEEEDENIDLEKNDDDEPNKPTDKGDSTDTEADHKLLNPGDIGCDRFKEENHSKDTDHLLSDTELKDQEERTTELLPDSAKPTTSSPSAMPRGNQLAQQDKPSDLSHASGTVTSNVTSVIHSPPSAPKPKLWSLAEIATSSDRCKGSGEVSQSCPGLGQSTVIGTSASPSRSSPQCPLPNSTVLSRPLYYTSPFYPGYTNYGGSFGHLHSNHGSVTTGSTAHFNGLNQTVLNRAEALVRESQKVRGQTQVDLCKESPYELKKGMSNI, translated from the exons ATGGCATATCCTCAGGGCTACTTGTACCAGCCGTCCGCTTCATTAGCCCTGTATTCGTGCCCCGCGTACAGCACCAGTGTTATATCGGGACCCAGAACCGAGGAACTTGGGAGATCCTCTTCGGGATCTGCGTTTGCGCCATATGCCGGATCTACCGCGTTCACCAGCGCCTCGCCAGGCTACAACTCCCACTTGCCATATAATGCAGACGCGGCGGCAGCTGCCACGTTCACCTCATATGTG AGTTCTCCCTATGACCACACTACGGGCATGGCGGGCTCAATAGGATACCATCCTTACGCAGCACCCTTGGGCACCTACCCTTACGGTGATCCAGCATACCGTAAAAATGCAACCCGGGACGCCACCGCCACCCTGAAGGCCTGGCTCAACGAGCACCGCAAAAATCCCTACCCTACCAAGGGCGAAAAGATAATGCTGGCCATCATCACCAAAATGACCCTCACCCAGGTGTCAACCTGGTTCGCCAACGCCAGGAGGAGGCTAAAGAAGGAGAACAAAATGACCTGGACTCCTCGGAACCGGAGcgaggacgaggaggaggacgaAAATATCGATCTGGAGAAAAACGACGACGACGAGCCAAACAAGCCCACAGATAAGGGAGACTCCACAGACACGGAAGCAG ATCACAAACTTCTTAACCCAGGGGACATAGGCTGTGACagatttaaagaagaaaaccaTAGCAAAGACACGGATCACCTTCTGAGTGACACGGAGTTAAAAGACCAGGAGGAGCGGACTACAGAGTTGTTGCCGGATTCTGCGAAACCAACCACGTCGTCTCCTTCAGCGATGCCCCGGGGGAACCAGCTTGCGCAACAAGACAAGCCGTCAGATTTGAGCCATGCATCGGGTACGGTCACCAGCAACGTGACCTCTGTTATCCACTCGCCCCCCTCTGCTCCTAAACCCAAACTCTGGTCCCTTGCGGAAATCGCCACGTCCTCAGACAGGTGTAAGGGCAGCGGCGAGGTGTCACAGTCTTGCCCTGGTTTGGGTCAGAGCACTGTAATAGGCACTAGCGCTTCTCCATCACGATCATCCCCTCAGTGCCCGCTCCCCAACAGCACAGTCCTATCCAGGCCTCTGTACTACACCTCCCCTTTCTACCCCGGCTACACGAACTATGGTGGCAGTTTTGGACACCTTCACAGTAACCACGGCTCGGTAACCACGGGCTCCACGGCACATTTCAATGGATTAAACCAGACTGTGTTAAATAGAGCTGAGGCTTTGGTAAGGGAGAGCCAGAAAGTCAGAGGCCAAACGCAGGTAGATCTTTGTAAAGAATCCCCTTATGAACTAAAGAAAGGTATGTCGAACATTTAA